A genomic segment from Amycolatopsis camponoti encodes:
- a CDS encoding IspD/TarI family cytidylyltransferase — METTAAAVVLASGAGTRVGAKLNKVYLPLAGRPVVAWSLDAFKRVPGIGVVVLVIRPQDRELAEEVVDGDVEIVHGGDTRQASELNALRHLAPRIRGGRVDAVLLHDAARPLVHPELVGAVLARTREDGGAVPGLAADDVVEVDAGHLVAQVPGAIRVQTPQGFRAGPLLEAYEKAEREGFLGTDTSSCMERFSSLPIRWVPGAPENLKITYPHDLVVAERLLARRA; from the coding sequence GTGGAGACGACGGCGGCCGCGGTGGTGCTGGCCAGTGGCGCGGGCACCCGCGTCGGCGCGAAGCTGAACAAGGTCTACCTGCCGCTGGCAGGGCGGCCCGTGGTCGCCTGGTCGCTCGACGCCTTCAAGCGCGTCCCCGGCATCGGCGTGGTCGTGCTGGTCATCCGGCCGCAGGACCGCGAACTCGCCGAAGAGGTCGTCGACGGCGACGTCGAGATCGTGCACGGCGGGGACACCCGTCAGGCGTCCGAGCTCAACGCCCTGCGCCACCTCGCCCCGCGCATAAGAGGCGGCCGGGTCGACGCCGTGCTGCTGCACGACGCGGCCCGGCCGCTGGTCCACCCCGAACTGGTCGGTGCGGTGTTGGCCCGGACACGCGAGGACGGGGGGGCTGTGCCGGGCCTGGCCGCGGACGACGTCGTCGAGGTGGATGCCGGGCACCTGGTCGCCCAGGTGCCCGGCGCGATCCGCGTCCAGACGCCTCAGGGCTTCCGGGCCGGACCGCTGCTCGAGGCCTACGAGAAGGCCGAACGAGAAGGCTTCTTGGGAACGGACACTTCGTCGTGCATGGAGCGGTTCTCCTCCCTGCCGATCCGCTGGGTCCCGGGGGCTCCCGAGAACCTCAAGATCACCTATCCCCACGACCTCGTGGTCGCGGAGCGGCTGCTCGCCCGCCGGGCCTGA